A single window of Acetohalobium arabaticum DSM 5501 DNA harbors:
- the hisC gene encoding histidinol-phosphate transaminase: MVDEIRETIKNVSPYAHGKTIKEIKEEYGLDKVAKLCFNENPYAPYPNCLSAIKNEFENLNYYADADYIELKELIGERLGFAKKNIALSHGAVGILEILSKIFIQKGNEVIIPESTYGLYEDLSRSLGAVVKKAPLVSDKINVEVMLDKITPETKLIWLCNPHNPTGTIIKDSEFKYFLDQVPEDVWIIVDEAYYEFTDAEELPDTTATVKEGENIILVRTFSKAYGMAGLRLGYALADQEIIRAIKQASQPFNANKAAIAGAKAVLKDDSYFKKAVNKINDSKEYLISELKKMNYQVLPSYTNFVFFRTSYPADEITNELLQNGVMVASGSRWNCDKGIRVSIGKPEENQKFLQELKRAGS, encoded by the coding sequence ATGGTAGATGAAATTCGGGAGACTATAAAGAATGTATCTCCCTATGCACACGGTAAAACAATAAAGGAGATTAAAGAAGAATATGGTTTGGATAAAGTAGCAAAGTTATGTTTTAATGAAAATCCATATGCTCCCTATCCGAACTGTTTAAGTGCTATAAAGAACGAATTTGAAAACTTAAATTATTATGCAGATGCAGATTACATAGAATTAAAGGAATTAATTGGAGAAAGGCTTGGTTTTGCAAAGAAAAATATTGCTCTGTCACACGGTGCGGTAGGAATTTTGGAAATACTGAGTAAGATATTTATTCAAAAGGGGAATGAAGTAATTATTCCTGAATCGACCTATGGCTTATATGAAGATTTATCTAGGTCATTAGGAGCAGTAGTAAAAAAGGCTCCTTTAGTTTCTGATAAAATAAATGTAGAAGTCATGTTGGATAAAATAACTCCAGAGACTAAATTAATCTGGCTTTGTAATCCTCATAATCCTACTGGTACGATTATTAAAGATAGTGAATTTAAATACTTTCTGGATCAAGTTCCAGAAGATGTCTGGATAATAGTTGATGAAGCCTATTATGAATTTACTGATGCCGAAGAATTACCTGATACTACTGCTACGGTTAAAGAAGGGGAGAATATCATTTTAGTTCGGACTTTTTCTAAAGCTTATGGTATGGCTGGGCTTAGACTTGGCTATGCTCTGGCGGATCAAGAGATAATAAGGGCAATTAAGCAGGCTAGTCAACCATTTAATGCTAATAAAGCAGCAATTGCAGGTGCTAAAGCTGTTTTAAAAGACGACAGTTATTTTAAAAAAGCTGTTAATAAAATAAATGATAGTAAGGAATACTTAATTTCTGAATTGAAAAAGATGAACTATCAGGTTCTTCCTTCTTATACTAACTTTGTGTTTTTCCGTACTTCTTATCCTGCTGATGAAATTACTAACGAATTATTACAGAATGGGGTTATGGTAGCTTCAGGTAGCAGGTGGAATTGTGATAAAGGAATTAGGGTTTCAATAGGAAAACCAGAAGAAAATCAAAAATTTTTACAGGAATTAAAAAGAGCTGGTAGTTAA
- a CDS encoding glycoside hydrolase family 108 protein, which translates to MDDEFERAFKKILDYEGGYSDEQKDHGGKTKYGITEKLARDYGHEGEMKDLELEKAKEIYYREFWANHLYSWIEDERIATEVFEQAVNMGAKTANKHLQKAYNLLADKEIAVDGIIGQRTLEAVNNFEHNSDLFKLLNILQAKKYINIVKNDASQQKFIRGWLRRVELDIDSRKS; encoded by the coding sequence ATGGATGATGAGTTTGAACGTGCCTTTAAGAAAATTTTAGACTATGAAGGTGGATATAGTGATGAGCAGAAAGATCACGGAGGCAAAACTAAATACGGAATTACTGAAAAGCTTGCTCGTGATTATGGTCACGAGGGAGAAATGAAGGATTTAGAGTTAGAGAAAGCAAAAGAGATATATTATCGTGAGTTCTGGGCTAATCATCTCTACAGCTGGATAGAAGATGAAAGAATAGCTACTGAAGTTTTTGAACAGGCGGTCAATATGGGAGCTAAAACAGCCAATAAGCATCTACAAAAGGCTTATAATCTGCTTGCTGATAAGGAAATAGCAGTAGATGGAATTATCGGCCAGCGGACTTTAGAAGCAGTTAATAATTTTGAGCATAATAGTGATTTATTTAAGCTGTTAAATATATTACAAGCTAAGAAATATATTAATATAGTCAAAAATGATGCATCACAGCAGAAGTTTATCAGAGGTTGGCTAAGGAGAGTAGAACTTGATATAGATAGCAGAAAGTCCTAA
- a CDS encoding YetF domain-containing protein has product MAEYIEAAWTTIIIFILLVILTRLVGRKLLAQVTFFDFVTGVTIGTIAGAYVVNEVRGNAVLLSPVVLVLCTLGLGYLTVKSLKIRKLVKGEPVVVIQNGKILEDNMFKSRYTLDALEMQLREKDVFDINEVEFAVLESDGELSVLKKSQYNSITPNDLGLDTDYKGLATEIIKDGEVLEQNLKQNNLDFNWLYQELNNQGIDDVSRVMLATLNTDGSLYLDLKDETPDYTQKVED; this is encoded by the coding sequence ATGGCTGAGTATATTGAAGCAGCATGGACAACAATAATTATATTCATATTATTGGTAATTTTAACTAGACTAGTGGGGAGGAAATTACTTGCTCAGGTTACCTTTTTTGATTTTGTGACTGGAGTAACTATTGGAACAATTGCAGGAGCATATGTTGTTAATGAAGTTAGAGGAAATGCTGTTTTATTGAGCCCGGTTGTTTTAGTTTTATGTACTTTAGGACTTGGTTACCTGACAGTAAAGAGTTTAAAGATAAGAAAATTAGTCAAAGGAGAACCTGTAGTTGTAATACAAAATGGCAAAATTTTAGAAGATAATATGTTTAAATCTAGATATACTTTAGATGCTTTAGAGATGCAGTTGCGGGAAAAAGATGTTTTTGATATTAATGAAGTAGAATTTGCTGTTTTAGAATCCGATGGAGAATTAAGTGTATTGAAAAAAAGTCAGTATAATTCTATAACTCCGAATGATTTAGGATTGGATACTGATTATAAAGGATTGGCGACAGAGATAATTAAGGATGGGGAAGTTTTGGAACAGAATTTAAAGCAGAATAATCTTGATTTTAATTGGTTATATCAGGAATTAAATAATCAGGGAATTGATGATGTTTCAAGAGTTATGCTGGCAACTTTAAATACAGATGGTTCATTATATTTAGATTTAAAAGATGAGACTCCTGACTATACTCAGAAAGTAGAAGATTAA
- a CDS encoding pyrimidine dimer DNA glycosylase/endonuclease V — translation MNIFVLDENIQKCAKYHADKHVIKMILESAQLLCSAHWMTGNEAPYRLTHKNHPCSKWVRNSIENYRWLVRLGLALCKEYTYRYNRTHKTEEKLKWLRDNEPNLPDKEKTDFVLVMPDKYKCEDPVEAYRTYYRQEKEDIAAWKNRPIPDWFKID, via the coding sequence ATGAACATCTTCGTTCTAGATGAAAATATCCAAAAATGTGCTAAGTATCACGCCGACAAACACGTCATTAAGATGATTCTTGAATCAGCACAGCTTCTTTGTAGTGCCCACTGGATGACTGGTAATGAAGCCCCTTACCGTTTAACCCATAAAAATCATCCTTGCAGTAAATGGGTCCGCAATTCAATTGAAAATTATCGATGGTTAGTTAGATTAGGACTGGCATTATGTAAAGAATATACCTATCGGTATAATAGGACACATAAAACCGAAGAAAAGTTAAAGTGGCTGCGTGATAATGAGCCGAACTTACCAGATAAAGAAAAGACTGATTTTGTATTAGTTATGCCTGATAAATATAAATGTGAAGATCCTGTTGAAGCTTACCGTACTTATTATAGACAAGAAAAAGAAGATATTGCTGCCTGGAAGAATCGCCCTATTCCAGACTGGTTTAAAATAGATTAA
- a CDS encoding ABC transporter substrate-binding protein — protein sequence MKKLVVNLIILMMLVTIFAAPVAASNPEEPIVFGEADWPGIWGKDAVVEHILENIGYEVEIKTVKNVIIYNRMVDKEIDVFLGSWMPSDKPTRDELKGQFKIVKTNLDEGLYTLGVPKYVWEAGVRSFTDLDKYAEKFDHKIYAGPIGWKFTKAMKKAIKNDIYGLGDWKLVNSSQTAMIANMKRAVKKGDWIATLAWKPHWMNYVMDIKYLKDPKNIWVNAESWVDTITRVGFKQDRPQVHKFLTQFKTTTDMSNEWIYYIGYKDQEPERVAQRWVKNNLDVVKDWLKGVKAKNGKQAFEVLKNKVNN from the coding sequence ATGAAAAAGTTAGTTGTAAACCTTATTATATTAATGATGTTAGTAACTATCTTTGCGGCTCCTGTTGCAGCTAGTAATCCTGAAGAACCTATTGTGTTTGGAGAAGCTGATTGGCCGGGTATATGGGGGAAGGATGCAGTAGTAGAACATATCCTTGAAAATATAGGTTATGAAGTAGAGATTAAAACAGTTAAAAATGTTATTATTTATAATAGAATGGTCGACAAAGAAATAGATGTCTTTTTAGGGAGCTGGATGCCTTCTGATAAACCAACTCGTGATGAGTTAAAAGGTCAATTTAAAATAGTGAAAACAAATCTTGATGAAGGATTATATACATTAGGAGTACCTAAATATGTTTGGGAGGCAGGAGTAAGGTCATTTACTGATTTAGATAAATATGCAGAAAAATTTGACCATAAAATATACGCTGGTCCTATTGGTTGGAAGTTTACAAAAGCAATGAAAAAAGCTATTAAGAATGATATATATGGTTTGGGGGATTGGAAGCTGGTAAATTCAAGCCAAACTGCTATGATAGCAAACATGAAAAGAGCAGTAAAAAAAGGAGACTGGATTGCTACTCTTGCTTGGAAACCTCATTGGATGAATTATGTAATGGATATAAAGTATCTTAAAGATCCTAAAAACATTTGGGTTAATGCTGAATCCTGGGTAGATACTATTACTAGAGTTGGTTTCAAACAGGACCGTCCTCAGGTTCATAAGTTTTTAACCCAATTTAAAACAACTACTGACATGAGTAATGAGTGGATCTATTATATTGGTTATAAGGATCAAGAACCTGAAAGAGTAGCGCAGAGATGGGTTAAAAATAATTTAGATGTGGTAAAAGATTGGCTTAAGGGAGTAAAGGCCAAGAATGGTAAACAAGCTTTTGAGGTTCTAAAGAATAAAGTAAATAATTAA
- a CDS encoding methyltetrahydrofolate cobalamin methyltransferase, whose translation MIIVGELINTSRDEVEPAVKDRDAEFIQDLAKRQEEAGADYIDVNCGTLIKEEPEALEWLVNTVQEVVDVPLCIDSPDPEAIKRGLEAHEGKALVNSITAEDERFSEILPLIQEYDAEIIALVMDDEGMPEDDTDRIKTATKLIDDLTAEGIAEEDIYVDPIIQPIGTDEEMGEYILSAIDEITNKYEDVHITCGLSNISHGLPQRRLLNQSFVLLAMSRGMDSAILDPLDKKIMSLATAADTLLGKDQYCGNYIKASKSDKLTV comes from the coding sequence ATGATAATTGTTGGAGAATTAATTAATACGAGTCGTGATGAGGTAGAACCAGCAGTTAAGGATAGAGATGCTGAATTTATTCAAGATCTAGCTAAAAGGCAGGAAGAGGCCGGAGCCGATTATATCGATGTTAACTGCGGAACCTTAATTAAGGAAGAGCCAGAAGCACTAGAATGGTTGGTTAATACGGTACAGGAAGTTGTAGATGTACCATTATGTATTGATAGTCCTGATCCAGAAGCAATCAAAAGAGGATTAGAAGCCCATGAAGGTAAGGCTTTAGTCAATTCTATTACTGCTGAAGACGAGAGATTCAGTGAAATTTTACCATTAATTCAGGAGTATGATGCAGAGATTATAGCTTTAGTTATGGATGATGAAGGTATGCCAGAGGATGATACAGATAGAATTAAAACAGCAACTAAATTAATTGATGATCTAACTGCTGAGGGTATTGCCGAGGAAGATATCTATGTTGATCCAATTATTCAGCCGATCGGAACTGACGAGGAGATGGGAGAGTATATTCTATCTGCTATTGATGAGATTACCAACAAATATGAAGATGTGCATATTACTTGTGGATTGAGCAATATCTCCCACGGTCTGCCGCAGAGAAGACTTCTAAATCAATCCTTTGTACTGCTGGCTATGAGTAGAGGGATGGATAGTGCTATTCTTGATCCACTAGATAAAAAGATTATGTCTCTGGCTACTGCCGCTGATACTTTACTAGGTAAGGATCAGTACTGCGGCAATTACATTAAAGCATCTAAAAGTGATAAATTAACTGTTTAA
- a CDS encoding QueT transporter family protein → MKINSKLITKIAGVAALYAVLTILLAPISYGAIQVRIAEALTLLPFFLGSWAAVGLWIGCMFANIFGGLGLIDIIGGSALTLVAGLLTARARNIWEAGIYPVIINALGVGLILNITLQLPYWSTSFYVGIGELISVYVIGVPAISITMEKVGSIFST, encoded by the coding sequence ATGAAGATTAATAGCAAGTTAATTACTAAAATAGCTGGAGTAGCAGCCTTATATGCAGTCTTAACAATTCTTTTGGCACCTATCAGTTATGGAGCAATCCAGGTGAGAATAGCTGAAGCTTTAACTCTGTTACCTTTCTTTTTGGGCAGCTGGGCGGCTGTTGGATTATGGATCGGCTGTATGTTTGCCAATATATTTGGCGGTTTAGGATTGATTGATATTATTGGAGGCAGTGCCTTAACATTAGTTGCCGGTTTATTGACAGCTAGAGCTAGAAATATCTGGGAGGCCGGTATCTATCCAGTAATAATCAATGCTTTAGGAGTGGGATTAATTTTAAATATTACCCTGCAGCTTCCTTATTGGAGTACAAGTTTTTATGTGGGAATAGGAGAGTTAATATCTGTATATGTTATAGGTGTACCTGCAATTAGTATAACTATGGAGAAAGTAGGAAGCATATTTAGTACTTAG
- a CDS encoding glycine betaine uptake BCCT transporter produces the protein MAKIENEVEPSNKKLDIDPVVFGISVVISAILVIWGITATESFSKAVEIVFDVLVGNFGWSYLLFVSGTLVVTLIIGLSKYGDIKLGKPDEEPEFNTGSWFAMLFSAGMGIGLVFWGVAEPISHYASPPFGQGETAESALLAIRYSFFHWGLHPWALFSLFGMIIGYFGFRRGMPQLPSCTLYPLIGEKGVKGPIGKMFDILAVFATLFGMATSLGLGAQQINSGLNFLFGIPNNNIVAIIIIAIITVIFIVCTVTGLDSGIKHIGNINVWLSFLILAAMITVGPTVFIFNYFTQGIGGYLQNIFNMSFFTSAVENSNWPGWWTVFYWAWWISWTPFVGGFIARISRGRTIREFVVATLFGPTILSLIWIATMGGSGIWLEQFSSGGIVGPVQSDVASAFFVALNQFPLGSIMSVIATILVATYFITSANSATFVMGMLTSYGTLDPSRKVKITWGTAEGLLAAILLLAGGLSALQTAAIASAFPFMIFMCFSIISFFKALQKDQTIQNQGEFIGTIDI, from the coding sequence ATGGCTAAAATTGAGAATGAAGTTGAACCATCAAATAAAAAACTTGATATTGATCCAGTTGTATTTGGAATTTCAGTTGTAATTTCAGCTATTTTGGTTATCTGGGGTATTACTGCTACTGAAAGTTTTAGTAAAGCAGTAGAAATTGTTTTTGATGTTTTAGTTGGTAATTTTGGATGGTCATATCTTTTATTTGTATCCGGAACGTTAGTGGTAACTTTAATAATTGGTTTAAGTAAATATGGGGATATAAAGTTAGGTAAACCTGATGAGGAACCTGAATTTAATACAGGCTCTTGGTTTGCAATGCTTTTCAGTGCTGGAATGGGAATTGGTCTTGTCTTCTGGGGAGTAGCTGAACCAATTAGTCATTATGCTAGTCCACCATTTGGACAAGGAGAAACAGCAGAGTCAGCATTACTTGCTATTCGTTATTCATTCTTTCATTGGGGGCTACATCCCTGGGCTTTATTTTCACTTTTTGGAATGATTATCGGTTACTTTGGTTTTAGAAGGGGAATGCCTCAATTACCTAGCTGTACTCTTTATCCATTGATAGGAGAAAAAGGAGTAAAGGGACCGATTGGAAAAATGTTCGATATTCTAGCTGTATTTGCTACTCTTTTTGGAATGGCTACTTCGTTAGGTTTAGGAGCACAACAAATTAACAGCGGACTTAATTTCTTATTTGGTATTCCCAATAATAATATAGTAGCTATAATTATTATTGCTATTATAACTGTGATTTTTATTGTCTGTACAGTTACTGGTTTAGATAGTGGTATTAAGCATATAGGTAATATCAATGTCTGGTTAAGCTTTTTAATTTTAGCAGCAATGATTACTGTTGGTCCCACAGTATTTATTTTTAATTACTTTACACAGGGAATAGGCGGTTATTTACAGAATATTTTTAACATGAGCTTCTTTACTAGTGCTGTTGAAAATAGTAATTGGCCAGGCTGGTGGACAGTCTTTTATTGGGCCTGGTGGATTTCCTGGACTCCATTTGTCGGTGGTTTTATTGCCCGTATTTCCCGCGGAAGAACAATTAGAGAGTTTGTAGTAGCTACTTTATTTGGACCAACCATTTTAAGCTTAATTTGGATTGCTACTATGGGAGGTTCAGGTATCTGGCTTGAACAGTTTAGTTCTGGTGGAATCGTTGGTCCTGTCCAATCTGATGTAGCGTCGGCTTTCTTCGTGGCATTAAATCAGTTTCCGCTAGGTAGTATAATGAGTGTAATTGCCACTATTCTAGTAGCTACATACTTTATTACCTCGGCTAATTCAGCTACTTTTGTAATGGGAATGTTGACTTCATATGGTACTCTTGATCCTTCACGAAAGGTAAAGATTACCTGGGGAACTGCCGAAGGATTATTAGCAGCAATTCTGTTGTTGGCTGGAGGCCTTTCTGCATTACAAACAGCAGCAATTGCATCAGCTTTTCCATTTATGATCTTTATGTGTTTTTCTATAATTTCTTTCTTTAAGGCATTACAGAAAGATCAGACTATTCAAAATCAAGGAGAGTTTATTGGTACTATCGATATTTAA
- a CDS encoding thiamine pyrophosphate-binding protein, whose protein sequence is MEKEINQIGADLVVKALEKLQVETIFGIPGIHNLDVYDSLLSSDLEHVTARHEQGAGFMADGYARTNEKPGVCLVISGPGITNIITPMGQAMADSVPMVVISSQLPTSVLDQGTGSLHELKNSTYLTKSVAKESKRVMHKDKIRSSIEEAYHLAMTGRPGPVHVEIPLDILQAPISKVESSIMNNYISYDPWEDLNQDNKIESAANLLQEADRPMIIAGGGSSQSTEELRKLVEELEIPLVQTIAGKGVISEEHLLCLGASIKFDSIQKRIKNADCVLAVGTELAPTDLEGTELKIEGILIQIDMDPGNFQRNFAADISLRGDAQRILSEVIDRLDFKENSNNQLKLEELGHSKEELVEHRGIDEKELDFTLDMLNVIREAVPEGGVLVTDMTSPAYVARSEYPAYSPRTFLHPVGYGTLGYALPAAAGAKFANPNKDVVALTGDGGFQFTMQELGVLLEHQFSLPIIIWNNDGFGEIRRNEELRHPNETIAVNHKNPNLEDLARSYEFSFSSVTNSSELKTVLEDALAKPKPEIIEIKAK, encoded by the coding sequence ATGGAAAAGGAGATAAATCAGATTGGAGCTGATCTAGTTGTAAAGGCCTTAGAAAAGCTCCAGGTGGAAACGATATTTGGGATTCCCGGAATCCATAATCTTGATGTCTATGATTCACTTCTTTCAAGCGATTTAGAACATGTCACGGCAAGACATGAACAGGGAGCCGGTTTTATGGCTGATGGATATGCCCGGACTAATGAAAAACCAGGAGTATGTTTAGTTATTTCTGGGCCAGGAATAACAAACATAATTACTCCTATGGGGCAGGCAATGGCTGATTCAGTTCCTATGGTGGTGATTTCCAGTCAGTTACCTACTTCGGTTTTAGATCAGGGAACAGGATCTCTTCATGAGCTTAAGAATTCAACCTATTTAACAAAAAGTGTAGCTAAGGAGAGCAAGAGAGTAATGCATAAAGATAAGATCAGATCAAGTATTGAAGAGGCTTATCATTTAGCAATGACTGGACGACCGGGCCCTGTGCATGTAGAAATTCCTTTGGATATATTACAAGCACCTATATCTAAAGTAGAATCATCGATAATGAATAATTATATTTCCTATGATCCTTGGGAGGATTTAAATCAGGATAATAAAATTGAATCTGCTGCGAATCTACTGCAGGAAGCTGACAGACCGATGATTATTGCTGGCGGAGGTAGTAGTCAGTCTACAGAAGAATTAAGGAAATTAGTTGAAGAATTGGAGATACCTCTAGTCCAGACTATTGCTGGAAAAGGGGTTATTTCTGAAGAACATCTCTTATGTCTAGGGGCTAGTATAAAATTTGATAGTATTCAAAAAAGAATCAAGAATGCTGACTGTGTGCTGGCTGTCGGTACTGAACTTGCTCCAACGGATCTAGAAGGTACTGAACTAAAGATTGAAGGTATACTGATTCAAATTGATATGGATCCAGGTAACTTTCAGAGAAATTTTGCTGCTGATATTTCTCTGCGTGGGGATGCTCAGCGGATACTAAGTGAGGTAATTGATAGACTTGATTTCAAAGAGAATAGTAATAATCAATTAAAACTAGAAGAGTTAGGACACAGTAAAGAGGAATTGGTTGAACATAGGGGGATAGATGAGAAGGAATTAGATTTTACTTTGGATATGCTGAATGTTATCAGAGAAGCCGTTCCGGAAGGTGGCGTTCTAGTAACAGATATGACTTCACCTGCTTATGTAGCCCGCAGTGAATATCCAGCCTATAGCCCGCGGACATTCCTACATCCTGTAGGATATGGAACCTTAGGGTATGCCTTACCTGCTGCGGCAGGAGCTAAGTTTGCTAATCCTAATAAGGATGTTGTAGCTTTAACAGGAGACGGTGGATTCCAATTTACAATGCAGGAATTGGGGGTACTTCTTGAACATCAATTTTCTTTACCTATTATTATTTGGAATAACGATGGTTTTGGAGAAATTAGAAGAAATGAAGAATTACGTCATCCTAATGAAACTATTGCAGTAAATCATAAGAATCCGAATTTAGAAGATTTAGCTCGAAGTTATGAATTTTCTTTTTCTTCGGTTACTAATTCTTCTGAACTGAAGACGGTTTTGGAAGATGCATTAGCAAAACCTAAACCTGAGATTATTGAAATTAAGGCTAAATAA